One Setaria italica strain Yugu1 chromosome II, Setaria_italica_v2.0, whole genome shotgun sequence DNA segment encodes these proteins:
- the LOC101760226 gene encoding putative nuclease HARBI1 yields MSGEAGMSHQSDTSSCSDDSEDRNTVNPTGIYTMEEFIAEHCVLHNLLERISVKIHAKIKARQAGKTGTSRRRTGFHRRVIERDHGEGHQRLVTDFFSEDPVYDEKVFRTRYRMSRPLFLRIVRALGEWSPYFTKRTDICYRQGLSPLQKCTAAIRMLARGCAADAVDEYVQIGTSTAMECLERFAEGVIDKFGGEYLRGPTSADMQHLLQIGEGLGFPGMLGSIGCMHWEWENCPPKWMRRLNHSDHGFATFILEAVASQDLWIWHASFNAVGSINDISVLNQSPSFTQVLKGQAPPVQFSINKSQYDMGYYLADEIYPECTVFVKTIPFPRTEKERLFAKHQEEARKDVQRAFGVLQSRFPIVRGPIRFFQRATLGKILQACVILHNMAVQDEKDMASTCSEPNEASGITAVLPSNIKTGPANCLTNVLQRSAPVCSQATHGQLRRDLTEHIWQQFGPFGDK; encoded by the exons ATGAGCGGCGAAGCAG GCATGTCCCATCAATCAGACACTTCATCCTGCTCTGATGATTCCGAAGATAGAAACACCGTCAACCCAACAGGCATATACACTATGGAAGAATTCATTGCTGAGCACTGTGTCCTGCACAATTTACTTGAGCGGATCAGTGTGAAGATTCATGCCAAAATCAAAGCACGGCAAGCTGGTAAAACTGGTACGTCTCGCCGCCGGACTGGTTTTCATAGGAGAGTCATAGAGAGAGATCACGGAGAGGGTCATCAACGGCTTGTCACTGATTTCTTTTCTGAAGATCCAGTCTATGATGAAAAAGTATTCAGAACAAGGTACCGGATGAGTAGACCCCTCTTTCTACGTATTGTCCGTGCGCTAGGTGAGTGGTCCCCCTATTTCACCAAGAGGACTGATATCTGCTATCGCCAAGGGCTGTCACCTCTGCAGAAATGCACAGCGGCAATTCGTATGTTAGCTCGTGGCTGTGCGGCAGATGCTGTGGACGAATATGTGCAGATTGGTACAAGCACAGCAATGGAGTGTTTGGAGCGGTTTGCAGAAGGGGTGATTGACAAGTTTGGCGGAGAATACTTGCGAGGCCCTACTAGTGCTGATATGCAGCATCTACTACAAATTGGTGAAGGCCTTGGCTTCCCTGGCATGTTGGGAAGCATTGGTTGCATGCACTGGGAGTGGGAAAATTGCCCTCCTAAATGGATGCGTCGTCTTAATCATAGTGATCACGGCTTTGCCACATTTATTCTTGAAGCTGTTGCTTCACAAGATCTCTGGATATGGCACGCTTCTTTCAATGCTGTTGGCTCCATCAATGACATCAGTGTTCTCAATCAATCACCGTCGTTTACTCAAGTCTTGAAAGGACAAGCTCCCCCGGTGCAATTTTCCATCAATAAGAGTCAATACGATATGGGATACTACCTTGCTGATGAAATTTACCCAGAATGCACTGTATTTGTTAAGACAATACCCTTCCCTCGAACTGAAAAGGAACGATTGTTTGCTAAACATCAAGAAGAGGCAAGGAAGGATGTTCAGCGCGCATTTGGAGTCCTGCAATCTCGTTTCCCCATTGTTCGTGGTCCAATTCGCTTTTTCCAACGAGCAACTCTTGGGAAAATCCTGCAAGCTTGTGTCATACTCCATAACATGGCAGTTCAGGATGAGAAAGACATGGCAAGTACTTGTTCTGAACCAAATGAAGCTTCAGGTATAACGGCTGTTTTACCATCAAACATCAAAACTGGGCCTGCCAATTGCTTAACTAATGTACTCCAGAGAAGTGCCCCTGTTTGTAGTCAAGCAACACATGGCCAGCTAAGAAGGGATTTAACTGAGCATATCTGGCAGCAGTTTGGGCCATTTGGCGACAAGTAA